GCCGGGGTGATGCCGATGCCGCGCAGGAACGCGCGGCGCATGCTGTCGTCCGAGCCGAAGCCGCAGGCACGGGCGATGCGGGTCACCCCGTCGTGGGTGGCTTCGAGCAGGGTCTTCGCGGCCTCGACCCGGACCCGCTCGACGTACCGGATGGGGGTCGTCCCGACCGTGTGGCGGAACAGGCGCGTGAGGTGCCGTTCGCTGACCGACGCGTGCGCCGCCATCGTGGCGAGCGTGTGCGGTGCGGCCGGGTCGGCGGCGACGGCGTCCAGCACGCGGCGCAGCGCGCTGCCGGGAACGGCCGTGGTGCTGCCGCGGACGGTGAACTGGGACTGGCCGCCGGGGCGGTGCAGGAAGACCACGAGGTACTTGGCGGTGGTGCGGGCGCGCTCCGGCCCGTGGTCCTCCTCGACCAGCGTCAACGTCAGGTCGATGCCCGCGGTCACGCCGGCCGAGGTGAACAGCGGACCGTCGCGCACGTAGAGGGCGTCGGGCCGGACGCGGACCGCGGGAAACCGCGCCGCGAGGTCGGCGCAGGCCGCCCAGTGCGTGGTGGCCCGGCGGCCGTCGAGCAGGCGCGCCGCCGCGAGCAGGAACGCGCCGGTGCAGATGGCCGCCGTGCGACGGGCGAGCCCGCTGAGGCGGGGGAGTTCGGCGACGAGGGCCGGGGGCGGCTGCGCCGTGGCGAGGGCGTAGCCAGGCACCAGGAGCGTGTCGAAGCGATGCCGCACCTGGTGCACGGGCAGCTCCACGTCGAGGGGTACACCCACGTCGGTGCGCACCGCGCGACCGTCCACGGAGGCCAGTCGGACCCGGTAGCCGCCGCTGCCGTGCAGCACCTGCACGGGCCCCGCCACGTCGAGCAGCACGACGCCGTCGTGCACCATCACGACCACCTCGCGGCTTCCGGGGATCTCCACACCGGAAGTCTGGTCACCTTCTCCCGGGGGCCACAAGGACGGCCGCACCGCACATCCGGCCATTCGCGCCCCTGCCCACGGCCCGGAGGACCGTACGGCGGCACTGCGCTCTTGCGTCGAGGCCCCCTGGACAGGTATATATTCAGGACCGTAAATAGTTAAGTTTGTTTAGAGTTGGAGGTGGGCGCGTTGCGAAGACGGTTCAGCAAGCTCCTCGTCGGCGGTGCGGTCGGTCTGCTGGCCGCGGCGACGGCGCTGATTGTGGCCCCCGCCGCACATTCCTCCGTCGGGCAGGACGAGGCGTGCCGGCCGGACGGGCTGTACCGGACGCCAGGCGTGGCGGTGCCGTACTGCACCGTCTACGACACCGACGGCCGGGAGAAGCTGGGCGCCGACCATTCCCGGCGCATCATCGGCTACTTCACCAGCTGGCGCACCGGACGCAACGGCGCCCCGGCGTACCTGGCCCACCAGATCCCCTGGGACAAGGTCACCCACATCAACTACGCCTTCGCCCACGTCGACGCCGCCAACAAGATCTCGGTCGGCAACCCGAAGGCGGCCGACAACCCGGCCACCAACATGACCTGGCCGGGCGTCGCCGGCGCCGAGATGGATCCGCAGTACGCCTACACCGGGCACTTCAACCTGCTCAACAAGTACAAGAAGCAGAACCCGAACGTGCGTACGCTGATCAGCGTCGGCGGCTGGGCCGAGACCGGCGGCTACCTCGACGACAACGGCGACCGGGTCGACGCGGGCGGCTTCTACCGGATGACCACCACCGGCAGCAACACCGTCAACACCGCCGGCATCGCCACCTTCGCCGACTCCGTGGTCGCCTTCCTGCGCACCTACGGCTTCGACGGCGTGGACATCGACTACGAGTACCCGACCTCCAACAACAAGGCAGGCAACCCGCTCGACTTCGCCCAGGCGGACGCCAAGCGGGCCGGTCTCAACGCTTCCTACCAGGTGCTGATGAAGACGCTGCGGGAGAAGCTCGACGCGGCCGCCGCCACGGACGGCAAGCACTACCTGCTCACGGTGGCCGCACCCGCCTCCGGATGGCTGCTGCGGGGGATGGAGTCCTCGCAGGCGTTGCGGTACCTGGACTACGTCAACATCATGTCGTACGACCTGCACGGGTCCTGGAACCACCATGTCGGCCCGAACGCCGCCCTCTTCGACAACGGCGACGACGCCGAGCTGGCCGCCGGCGGCGTCTACGGCGCCTACGGCAACATCGGGTACCTCAACACCGACTGGGCCTACCACTACTTCCGGGGGGCGCTGCCCAGCGGGCGGGTCAACATCGGCGTCCCCTACTACACGCGCGGCTGGCAGGGCGTCACCGGTGGCACCAACGGGCTGTGGGGCCGCGCCGCACTGCCGGACCAGACCAAGTGCCCGCCGGGCACCGGCTCCTCGATCGGCTCCACCACCCCCTGTGGAAACGGCGCGGTCGGCATCGACAACCTCTGGCACGACCTGGACGGCGCCGGCAGGGAGGTGCCAGCCGGGGCGAACCCGATGTGGCACGCCAAGAACCTGGAACGCGGCATCACCCCGGACTACCTGTCCGCGTACGGCCTCACGCCGGCCACCGACCCGACCGACCGGATCAGCGGCAGCTACGCCCGCCACTACTCCGCCGCGCTGGTCGCGCCCTGGCTGTGGAACGCGCAGAAGGGCGTCTTCCTCTCCACCGAGGACGAGCAGTCCCTCGGCGCCAAGGCGGACTACGTGGTGGACAAGGGCATCGGCGGGGTGATGGTCTGGGAACTCGCCGGTGACTACGCCTACGACCAGGCCAAGGGCCAGTACGGCATGGGCGAGACGCTCACCACCCTGCTCTACGACAAGTTCCGGACGGCGCCCGCGTACGGTGCCCGTCGTGCCGCCGTCACCCTGCCGACCCGGACCATCGACGTGACCGCCACGGTCGGGGGCTTCGCTCTCGGCGACAACAACTACCCGATCAACCCCGAACTGCGGCTCACCAACAACACCGGCAGCCCGATCCCGGCCGGGGCGCAGCTGGAGTTCGACTACCCGACCACCACGCCGACCCTCACCCAGCAGTCCGGCTGGGCCTTGACCACCGTGTCCACGGGCCACACCGGCAGCAACGTGGGCGGGCTCAGGGGCGACTACAACCGGGTGCGGCTCACCGTACCGGCCGCCATCGCCCCGGGCGCGTACGCGGAGGTGACCCTCAACTACCAGCTGCCGATCTCCGGACCGGCCAACTTCACCCTCAGCTTCGGCGGGCAGACGTACGCGCTGGCCAGCGACCACGCCCGTGGGGCCGTGCCGGTCGGCCCGACGCCCAGCCCGAGCGGCTCGACCCCGCCGGGCGGGACCTGCACGGTGCCGGCCTGGTCGGCGGGCACCGCCTACTCCGGCGGCGCGGTGGTCTCCCACGACCGCCACCGGTGGACCGCGAGGTGGTGGACCCAGGGTGACGTGCCGGGAGCCAACGCCCAGGGCGTCTGGACCGACAACGGCCCCTGCTGAATTCGCGGGCGGGGTCGCCGGTCGACCGGCGACCCCGCCCGGCGGGTGACCGCGCACGCGCTCGGCTGGCTACGCCCCCTCGGCGCGCTGACGTCCAGGCAGTTGCAGCAGGCCTGCGGACGTGGGGCGGAACCCGCACCGATCGAGGTAGAACGGCTCCAGGTGCGCCTCATAGTCGACGTGCAGCCACTCGCAGCCCGCAGCCGCAGCGTCGTCGACCGCAGCCCGCACCAGGCCCGCGCCGATTCCCCGGTGCTGCCATTCCGGGTCCACCGCCGTGTCGAGCAGGAAGGCGTGCGCCCCACCGTCCCAGCAGACCTGGACGAAGCCCACCAGGCGGCCGGCGTCGAAGGCGCCGACCCAGGTCAACGCGTGTCGCTCCAGCCGCTCGGCCCACGGCGTGACCTGCCCGACCGCGCCACCGAAGGCTCGGGCGTGAAGGACGCTGAGTGCCACGTCATCGACAGGGAAGCGCGACACCATCTCGATCGACACGCTGGCACACTATCGCGGTGTTCCGGCATCGACCGGCCGACCGCTCCCGCCGGGCGTCAGCGGGCGGCCGGCGGCGCGGGCGTGCCGGTCGGGTCGGGCGTGACGATCGGGTCTGACGTGACCGCCGGGGTGGTGGCGGTCTCGGCGAGCGCGGTGCGGAGGATGTCGAGCAGCGGGCCGTCGGGGTGGTCGATCCAGTGCTGGATGGCGACGCGCAGGGAGGCCAGGAAGGTCGCCGCCAGGACCCGGGAGCGCAGCGTCCGGTCGGGGCCGGTCAACCGGCGGGCGACGTCGTCGGCGAGTTCGCGCTCGATGGCGGTGTAGGCCGCGATCTGGTGCGCGACGAGGCCCGGGTGCCCGCGTAGCTGACGGCGGTGCAGCAGCCAGGAGGGTGGGGCGTTGCCGTACGCCTCGACGGCGAGGCGTTCGGCGGCCCCGCTCAGCACGGCCCACGGCGGCGCGTCGGCCGGCTGCCGGCGGACCAGCTCCAGCAGCCGGCGCAGCCGTACGGCGTCACCGTGGAAGACCGCCTCCTCCTTGCTGGAGAAGTAGTTGGAGAACGTCCGGCGGGAGACGTTCGCGGCGTCGGCGATGGCCTCCACGGTGACCCGGTCGAGCCCGTGCTCGGTGGCGAGGCGCAGGGCCGCCTCGTGCAGGGCGAGGCGGGTGGCCGCCTTCTTGCGCTCCCGCAGGCCGGTGGTCTCCTCCATGGGCGACAGCCTACGGGGCCGTGACTCAGTTCTCATCGCGCAAACTTGCACTTTGAGCAAGATCGGCAGATGCTTGTGTGCGGCAACCATCTGCGACAAGGGAGGCGGCGTGGAAACTGCCGGCCGCGAACTCGGTGCGAGGCTGTCCGAGCTGGTCAGGAGCGTACGGTTGATCAAACGGCACCGGGCCGACGTCCGTCCGGCCGTGCCCGTCGGTCTCGCCGGCCTCCTCATGCAGATCGAGAAGCTGCCCGCCGACTGCCACGCCCGCGAGCTGGCGGCCCGCAGCGGGCTCGACCCGTCGACCGTCAGCCGCGCCGTCGCCTCACTCGTCAGCCACGGCCTGGTCGAGCGGCGCGCCGACCCCGCCGACAAGCGGGCCAGCCTGCTGACCGTCACCCCGGCCGGGCGGGCCGCCCTGACCGACACCTACGACTGGTACGGCCGGATCCTCGACACCGCGCTCGCCGACTGGACCCCCGCGGAGGTGGCGGCGTTCGCCACCGCGCTCGGCCGGTTCACCCGCGACATCGAGACCGTCCTCGGACACCACGACACCCTGGAGGCCGCGCGATGAGCGCACCCACCACCACGGCCGGCGACGCGCCGATGACACACCGGCAGACGCTGGAGGCCCTCAGCGGCCTGCTGCTGGTGCTGTTCGTCGCGATGCTCAGCGGCACCGTCGTCTCGACGGCGCTGCCGAACATCATCGGCGCGTTGAACGGGTCGCAGACCCAGTACACCTGGGTGGTCACCGCCACCCTGCTCACCGCGACCGCGACCACCCCGATCTGGGGCAAGCTCGCCGACCTGTTCAACAAGAAGCTCCTGGTCCAGGTCGCCATCGCCGTCTTCCTGGTCGGCTCGGTGATCGCCGGCTTCGCCCAGACCGCCGAGCAGCTCATCGCCGCCCGCGCGTTCCAGGGCATCGGCGTCGGCGGCCTCCAGGCCCTCGTCCAGGTCGCCATCGCGGCGATGATCCCGCCCCGGGAGCGCGGCCGGTACAACGGCTACCTCGGTGGCGTCATGGCGGTGGCGACGGTCGGCGGCCCGCTGCTGGGCGGGCTCATCGTCGACACGTCCTGGCTCGGCTGGCGCTGGTGCTTCTTCGTCGGCGTCCCCGTCGCCGCCATCGCGCTCGTCCTCCTGCACTTCACCCTGCGCCTGCCGACGGTCCGTCGCGAGAACGTGAAGATCGACTACCTGGGCGCGGCGCTGATCGCCGCTGGCGTCAGCGTGCTGCTCATCTGGATCTCCTTCGTCGACGACTCGTTCGCCTGGGCCTCCTGGCAGACCGCCGCCATGGTGGGCGGCTCGGTCGCGCTGCTCGCCCTGGCCGTCTGGGTGGAGTCCCGGGCCGACGAGCCGGTCGTCCCGCTCGACCTCGTCCGCCAGCGGACCACCTTCCTGGCCATCCTGGGCAGCCTGGCGGTCGGCATGGCGATGTTCGGCGGCGCCGTCTTCCTCGGCCAGTACTTCCAGATCGGCCGCGGCTACAGCCCGACCGAGGCCGGGCTGCTCACCATCCCGATGATGGCCGGCGTCCTCGGGTCGTCGATCATCGCCGGCCGGCTGATCACGAAGACCGGCAAGATCAAGCCGTACATCGTGTTCGGCGCGGTCGTGCTCGTCATCGGGTTCGCCCTGCTCGGCACCATCGACCACGAGACCTCGCTTCTGCTGGTCGGCGTGGCCATGTTCATCGTCGGTGTCGGGGTCGGCATGACGATGCAGAACCTCGTCCTCGCCGTGCAGAACACCGTCTCGCTCCGCGACATCGGCGCGGCCAGCTCGACCGTCGCGTTCTTCCGGTCGCTCGGCGGCACGATCGGCGTCTCCGTGCTCGGCGCCGTCCTCGCCCGGCGGGTGACCGACCAGATCACCACCGACCTCTCCGCCGCCGGCATCCCCACCTCCGGCAGCGCGGCGGGCGGCAGCCTGAACCTCGACGCCATGCCCGGCGCGGTCCAGCAGATCGTCCGCGCGGCGTACGGGGACGCCACCGGCCACATCTTCCTCATCTCCGCCGCGATCGCCGTCGTCGGCATCATCGCCGCGGTCCTGTTGAAGCCGGTCGGTCTGCGCAGCAGCCTGGATCTGCCCGACCCCGCCAGGTCGACGGCCGTGGCCGCCGATGCCGTCGACGGCGCTCCGGCCTTCGACCAGGTGACGGTGGACGCCGCCGGTCGGGAGACGTCGGCCCGCCGCTGAGGCTCGACCAACGGAAGCGGGGTCGCCACCGTCTCGGACGGCGGCGGCCCCGCTCTGCTGGAGGTGTGAGGAAGGGGCCCTTCCTGGCGCCTGGTGTACAGGAAGGGCCCCTTCCGCATCCGAGCAGGTGCCTGGCGGGGCGTGTCACGAGCGTGACGGCACCGACCGGCGGCCGGGCTCAGTTGACGCCGGCGCCCGCGGTCACCGGGTCGTCGTCCCGGTTGCAGGTGGGGAAGAGGTTGTCCCACAGCTCCGGCACGCCGTTCTGGTCTCCGCAGATCGTCGTCGTGGGCAGCGGCGGAAGCGGGGTGCCCGGCCTGACGACCGTCAGGCCGGGGCTCGACGATCCGGCGACCGTGTGGTTGGCGGCGCCGTCGGCGGAGGTCCCGCCGACCGCCGGCGCGCCGAGTGCGATGAGCAGGAGCGCGCCGGGTACGAGCAGCCGTGCACCGAGGCGACCGTCGACTACCGTCCGCATGTGACCTCCCTGGAGTTGTCCGTCCGATGCGAGCGTGATCGAGCCGGGGGACGCGGTCAAGCCCGTCCCGGTCACGACCCGGTCACACGCCTCCACCTGTTACGCGATCCGTCAATGGGTGTCGCGGAGTGGGTCGGGCGGCTTTCCGGGGCGTTTCGGGCGGCGCCGGCATCGTGACGAAGTCGTCACCCAAGGTGATGCGGGCAGTGTCCTCGCCGCCTGCCGGGAAGAAGGGACACGGCGGCCGGTGTGCCCCTCGTCCCTGTGGTAGAAAGCCCGGGTGGCCGCCATGCGTTTCCAACTTCTGGGGCCGCTCGAGGTGCGGATCGACGGTCGGCCGGTGCCGCTCGGTACGGTGAAGCAACGGCTGCTCTGCGCCACCCTGCTGCTGGATCCGAACGAGGTGCTGCACACCGGACACCTCGCCGAGATGCTGTGGGACGAGCCTCGGCCGGCGTCCGCGGCGGCCAACCTGAGGACGTACGCCCACGGGCTGCGCCAGGCCCTGCGTGACCGGTCGGACGGGGCGAGCCGGCTGCACACCGGCACCGGCGGCTACCTGCTCGAGGTGCGCCCCGGCGAGCGGGACCTCGACGAGTTCGAGGAGGCGGCCCAGCACGGCCGCGACGCCCGTGCCCGAGGTGAGCTGCGGCAGGCGGAGGCGAGCCTGGCCCACGCGCTCACGCTCTGGCGCGACTCACCGCTCGCCGGGCTGCCCCTGCCCCACACGGTCGCCGTACGCCTGACCCGCCTGCACGAGCAACGGCTGATGGTCGAGGAGGAGCACGTCCAGGCCAAACTCGACCTGGGCGCGTCCGCCGAGCTGGTCGGGCGGCTGCGCGAGCATGTCGACGACCATCCCCTGCGGCAGCGTGGCTGGGGTCAGCTGATGACCGCGCTCTACCGCACCGGCGACATCGCGGGTGCGGTCGACGCGTACCTGCGGGCCCGACGGGCGCTGGCCGATCAGCTCGGCATCGATCCCAGCCCGTGGCTGGAGGCGCTCTACCGCGACATCCTCGACCACAGCCCCGACCTGACCGGCGAGCCGCAGCGGTCACCGCCCGCGCGGATCGTGGTGCGCGGGCTGCCGCCGGCCGTCGACATCCTCGTCGGCCGACAGGCCGAGATGGACACCGTACGCGGCTGGCTCGACGAATCCGCGACGTGCCCGGTGGTCGCGTTGCACGGCCCGGGAGGGGCCGGCAAGTCGGCGCTGGCCGTCCGGCTCGCCCACCACCTCGCCGACCGGTACCCCGGCGGTGCCCTCTACGTGGACCTGCAGGGATCGGACGTCGACCTGCCACCGCTGCGACCCATCGACGTCCTCGGCCGCTTCCTCCGCGCGCTCGGGGTGCCGGGCAACGCCGTGCCGGGCGACGTCGGCGAAGCCACCGTCGCGTACCGGTCCGAGCTCACGGGGCGGGGCGTGCTCGTCGTCCTCGACAACGCCCGCGACGCCGCCCAGGTCAGGAGCCTGCTGCCAGCGGACGCCTCGTGCGGTGTCATGGTCACCAGCAGGCGGATGCTCGCGACCCTGCCCAACGGCCGGCATCTCGCTGTGGGGCTGCTGTCCCGCGCGGAGGCGGTCGAGCTGCTCGCCGGCGAGTGCGGCACCGACCGGGTGGCGGCCGAGCCGGACGCGGCCGTCCGCCTTGTGGATCTCTGCGGCCTGCTGCCGCTGGCCATCCGCATCGTGGGCGCCCGCCTGGTCAGCCGGCCGGGCTGGCCGATCGCCCGCCTGGTCGAGCGGCTCGCCGACCCCGGACTCCGCCTCAACGAGCTGGAGTTCGACGACCTCAGCGTCCGGCCGTCCATCGCGCTCACCTACGCCGCGCTGCGCGACGGGGGCCCGGGGGAGCAGCTGTGCGCCCGCGCCTTCCGGCTGATCGGCGACAGCCGGCTGCCCGCCGTCACCACCCGCGCCGTCGCCGCCCTGCTCGGCGAGTCGCCCGCCCGGGCCGAGACCGTTCTCGAACGCCTCGCCGACGAGCGGTTGGCGGAGCCCCGGGAGCCGGGCGTCTACGGCATCCACGACCTGGTCCGCCTGTACGCCGTCGAACGGGCCGAGGACGAGACGCCGGGGGACCGGGAGGCCGCGCTGCGGCGGCTGCTGGAGGCGTACGTGCAGGGGGCCCGGGAGTTGGAGCGGATGGCCAACGCCGGCTGGTCGCCGACCGGTGCCAGCGGCCAGGACCGACCCGCCTGGCAGGAGCCGCCGCAGACCCCCGCGAAGGCCGTCCGGTGGCTGGCCGAGGAGCACCTCAACATCCTGGCCGCCTTCCGGCAGGCGTCGACCGCCTCCACCGGCACCGCGAAGCTTGCGGCCGAGCTGGCCTGGGGGAGCGTCGCCTCGTTGCGCCGGCACGGCTACCTCCAGGAGGCCCTCACCCTCGTCGACGGCGCCGCCGCCACCACCGAGCGGCTGGGCCTCACGCTCGAACACTGTGCCGCGCTGTTCTACCGGGCGGCGTTCAACAAGGGCACCGCCGACCCGTCGGTGGTCGAGGCGGACCTGCAGCGCTGCCTCGAACTCCTCCAGTCGCTCGGCGACCGCGACCGGATCGCCACCTGCCTGGAGGCCCTCGGCAACCTGCGTCACCGGATGGGCGACGTGTCGCGCGCCCTCGTCTACCACGACGAGGCGCTCGCGCTCCGCCGTGAGTCGGGCCGACTGCTCATGATCGGCGCGACCCTCAGCAACTCCGCCCAGGTGCGCCTCTCCGCCGGGGCCGGGGAGCAGGCCTTCGCGGACGTCGAGGAGGCGCTGCGGATCGCCCGCGACATCGACGCGGTGGGCCTGATCGGTGCGGCCCTCACCATGCGGGGGCAACTGCTGTGCCGCACCGACCGATGGTCCGAGGCCCGCGAGTGCCTCGACGAGGCGCTGGTCGCCACCGACCGCTCCGGCGACCTGCCGTCGCGCTGCGAGGCGCTGCTGTCGCGCGCGGCGGCCCACCTCCGGCTCGGGCGTCACGCCGCTGCCGCCCACGACGCCGACGAGGCGGGCTCGGCGGCCGTCCGGATCGGTGACCGCTACCTGCTGGCCGTCGCGCGCCAGGCCCTGGGCCGGATCGCCGGGGCCGCGGGCGACGCCGGCGCCGCAGCGAAGCTGGACTCCGACGCCCGGGTCCTGTTCAGGTCGCTGCCGGGCTATCGGGAGCCGCAGTACGTCGAGTACTTCGGCCAGCACTGACCGGCGACGCTCATCCTGGCCTCTCGCGTCACGTCATCGCGAGTGTCACTCAGGGTGAGGGTGGTGGCGTCCGGTGTGGCGCCCTGGGCATCCCGTAACGCGCGCCCGACCAGCGCTTACCACCGTCCGCCCGCGATCGGGCTGCCACGCCCCGAACCGGATCGCATCCGCCGCGACGACCCGACCCTGACGGCGGTGCTGGAGTCGCGCCGCTCCGTGCGGGAGCACGACGACGACCGTCCGATCACCCTCGACCAGCTGCTGCCTGCGGCGCGGGACAGCGCGGGGGCGACTGGCAACTCGCAGGTGCTGGTCGTCGTCACCGCGAGGTCCGGTCGGCTGATGTGGAAGTACGAGGACTTCGACAGCTGGTTCCTGGTCCAAGGGCTCGTCGCCGCGGTCCGTCGGCCCGCTACCGCCGGGATCTCCTTCGACGAGGCCCTGCCTGACCCGATGGCGCCGGGCACCGGCCCGGAGCATCACGTCAGCGAGCTGGTCATCGACGTCGCCGGCGCGGACTGACGACGGCTCGCCCCCTGCACGGAGACGACGGTGGGGAGGGACGGATCACCGTCCCTCCCCACCGTCGACCGTGCCGCTCAGGACAGGAACTTGTCCAGGGCGGCCTCGATGCTGCCGGAGTCCGGCGCCGCGTGCGACTTCATGGTGGTCTTGTTGTACGAGATGAAGCTCGGGCAGCGCGCCGCCGGGGCGCTGATGGTGCCGCCGTCGCCGATCTTCTCGCCGGTCTTCGCGGCGTAGAAGGTCAGGGTGTAGCGCGACGAGATGTAGTCGATGGTGACCTGCTTGCCGGCGCTGTCCTTGTACTGGCACTTCTTCGGCGCGCCCTCGCTGCCTTCCACGAACTTGAGGCAGCCGACCACGGACACCGTCTGGAAGTCGGCGCTCTTGGCGTAGTACGGCTTGTTCGAGGCGACCGACTTCGACGACCAGAAGTTCGGCCGGTCAGGGTTGTTCGAGAACGTGTACGCCTTGGCGCCGGACGGGCCGTTGTACGCGGCCGCGTTCAGGATCTGGCCGCCGTCGCAGACGTTGGACAGGTCGCTGGAGTAGCGGGCGGTGACCGCGTTGTTGCTCGGCTCCTGCGTCTCCTGCTGCCCGGGGGTGGGGGAGGCGTCCGTGCCCGGCGTGCTGCTGGCACCGGCGTCGGGGCTGGGACCGCCGGTCGCGACGATGGTGGGCTCGTCGTCGTCACCGTTGACGAGGATGAGGCCGATGCCGGCGCCGCAGATGGCGAGCACGAGGACCACCGCGCCGGCGACCAGCCCGATGATCAGGCCCTTGTTCGACTTCTTCGGCGGCGGGAAGGGAGCGCCGAACTGCGGCGCCTGCGCTGGCTGCCCGTATCCCGGGTACCCGCCCTGCTGCGGAGCCGGCGGCCCGCTCCAGGGGGTGACGTTCGGGTCAGGCTGCTGCCCTCCGTACGGAGGGTAACTGTCGCTCATGTGAAGCCCTTATCGCTGTCGACGTGTGCCCAGGCACGGGATCAGGGATCAGGGTAGTGAGCGCCGCAAACCGCGACGATGGGCGGCTGAACCCGGGGGAAGGCACAGTACGGCAACGACGGCGTCACGCGTGACTCTGCGTACGAGTTACGGGTCAGTACGTGGCGAGATGCCCGAACCTCCGGGGGCCGTGGACGGCGCGGATCCGGGCCGCCGGAAGGG
The nucleotide sequence above comes from Micromonospora sp. M71_S20. Encoded proteins:
- a CDS encoding TetR/AcrR family transcriptional regulator, with protein sequence MEETTGLRERKKAATRLALHEAALRLATEHGLDRVTVEAIADAANVSRRTFSNYFSSKEEAVFHGDAVRLRRLLELVRRQPADAPPWAVLSGAAERLAVEAYGNAPPSWLLHRRQLRGHPGLVAHQIAAYTAIERELADDVARRLTGPDRTLRSRVLAATFLASLRVAIQHWIDHPDGPLLDILRTALAETATTPAVTSDPIVTPDPTGTPAPPAAR
- a CDS encoding GlxA family transcriptional regulator, encoding MEIPGSREVVVMVHDGVVLLDVAGPVQVLHGSGGYRVRLASVDGRAVRTDVGVPLDVELPVHQVRHRFDTLLVPGYALATAQPPPALVAELPRLSGLARRTAAICTGAFLLAAARLLDGRRATTHWAACADLAARFPAVRVRPDALYVRDGPLFTSAGVTAGIDLTLTLVEEDHGPERARTTAKYLVVFLHRPGGQSQFTVRGSTTAVPGSALRRVLDAVAADPAAPHTLATMAAHASVSERHLTRLFRHTVGTTPIRYVERVRVEAAKTLLEATHDGVTRIARACGFGSDDSMRRAFLRGIGITPAEYRQRFRSAHPTPER
- a CDS encoding MDR family MFS transporter, producing the protein MSAPTTTAGDAPMTHRQTLEALSGLLLVLFVAMLSGTVVSTALPNIIGALNGSQTQYTWVVTATLLTATATTPIWGKLADLFNKKLLVQVAIAVFLVGSVIAGFAQTAEQLIAARAFQGIGVGGLQALVQVAIAAMIPPRERGRYNGYLGGVMAVATVGGPLLGGLIVDTSWLGWRWCFFVGVPVAAIALVLLHFTLRLPTVRRENVKIDYLGAALIAAGVSVLLIWISFVDDSFAWASWQTAAMVGGSVALLALAVWVESRADEPVVPLDLVRQRTTFLAILGSLAVGMAMFGGAVFLGQYFQIGRGYSPTEAGLLTIPMMAGVLGSSIIAGRLITKTGKIKPYIVFGAVVLVIGFALLGTIDHETSLLLVGVAMFIVGVGVGMTMQNLVLAVQNTVSLRDIGAASSTVAFFRSLGGTIGVSVLGAVLARRVTDQITTDLSAAGIPTSGSAAGGSLNLDAMPGAVQQIVRAAYGDATGHIFLISAAIAVVGIIAAVLLKPVGLRSSLDLPDPARSTAVAADAVDGAPAFDQVTVDAAGRETSARR
- a CDS encoding MarR family winged helix-turn-helix transcriptional regulator; translated protein: METAGRELGARLSELVRSVRLIKRHRADVRPAVPVGLAGLLMQIEKLPADCHARELAARSGLDPSTVSRAVASLVSHGLVERRADPADKRASLLTVTPAGRAALTDTYDWYGRILDTALADWTPAEVAAFATALGRFTRDIETVLGHHDTLEAAR
- a CDS encoding glycosyl hydrolase family 18 protein, with the translated sequence MGALRRRFSKLLVGGAVGLLAAATALIVAPAAHSSVGQDEACRPDGLYRTPGVAVPYCTVYDTDGREKLGADHSRRIIGYFTSWRTGRNGAPAYLAHQIPWDKVTHINYAFAHVDAANKISVGNPKAADNPATNMTWPGVAGAEMDPQYAYTGHFNLLNKYKKQNPNVRTLISVGGWAETGGYLDDNGDRVDAGGFYRMTTTGSNTVNTAGIATFADSVVAFLRTYGFDGVDIDYEYPTSNNKAGNPLDFAQADAKRAGLNASYQVLMKTLREKLDAAAATDGKHYLLTVAAPASGWLLRGMESSQALRYLDYVNIMSYDLHGSWNHHVGPNAALFDNGDDAELAAGGVYGAYGNIGYLNTDWAYHYFRGALPSGRVNIGVPYYTRGWQGVTGGTNGLWGRAALPDQTKCPPGTGSSIGSTTPCGNGAVGIDNLWHDLDGAGREVPAGANPMWHAKNLERGITPDYLSAYGLTPATDPTDRISGSYARHYSAALVAPWLWNAQKGVFLSTEDEQSLGAKADYVVDKGIGGVMVWELAGDYAYDQAKGQYGMGETLTTLLYDKFRTAPAYGARRAAVTLPTRTIDVTATVGGFALGDNNYPINPELRLTNNTGSPIPAGAQLEFDYPTTTPTLTQQSGWALTTVSTGHTGSNVGGLRGDYNRVRLTVPAAIAPGAYAEVTLNYQLPISGPANFTLSFGGQTYALASDHARGAVPVGPTPSPSGSTPPGGTCTVPAWSAGTAYSGGAVVSHDRHRWTARWWTQGDVPGANAQGVWTDNGPC
- a CDS encoding GNAT family N-acetyltransferase yields the protein MSIEMVSRFPVDDVALSVLHARAFGGAVGQVTPWAERLERHALTWVGAFDAGRLVGFVQVCWDGGAHAFLLDTAVDPEWQHRGIGAGLVRAAVDDAAAAGCEWLHVDYEAHLEPFYLDRCGFRPTSAGLLQLPGRQRAEGA
- a CDS encoding BTAD domain-containing putative transcriptional regulator, yielding MRFQLLGPLEVRIDGRPVPLGTVKQRLLCATLLLDPNEVLHTGHLAEMLWDEPRPASAAANLRTYAHGLRQALRDRSDGASRLHTGTGGYLLEVRPGERDLDEFEEAAQHGRDARARGELRQAEASLAHALTLWRDSPLAGLPLPHTVAVRLTRLHEQRLMVEEEHVQAKLDLGASAELVGRLREHVDDHPLRQRGWGQLMTALYRTGDIAGAVDAYLRARRALADQLGIDPSPWLEALYRDILDHSPDLTGEPQRSPPARIVVRGLPPAVDILVGRQAEMDTVRGWLDESATCPVVALHGPGGAGKSALAVRLAHHLADRYPGGALYVDLQGSDVDLPPLRPIDVLGRFLRALGVPGNAVPGDVGEATVAYRSELTGRGVLVVLDNARDAAQVRSLLPADASCGVMVTSRRMLATLPNGRHLAVGLLSRAEAVELLAGECGTDRVAAEPDAAVRLVDLCGLLPLAIRIVGARLVSRPGWPIARLVERLADPGLRLNELEFDDLSVRPSIALTYAALRDGGPGEQLCARAFRLIGDSRLPAVTTRAVAALLGESPARAETVLERLADERLAEPREPGVYGIHDLVRLYAVERAEDETPGDREAALRRLLEAYVQGARELERMANAGWSPTGASGQDRPAWQEPPQTPAKAVRWLAEEHLNILAAFRQASTASTGTAKLAAELAWGSVASLRRHGYLQEALTLVDGAAATTERLGLTLEHCAALFYRAAFNKGTADPSVVEADLQRCLELLQSLGDRDRIATCLEALGNLRHRMGDVSRALVYHDEALALRRESGRLLMIGATLSNSAQVRLSAGAGEQAFADVEEALRIARDIDAVGLIGAALTMRGQLLCRTDRWSEARECLDEALVATDRSGDLPSRCEALLSRAAAHLRLGRHAAAAHDADEAGSAAVRIGDRYLLAVARQALGRIAGAAGDAGAAAKLDSDARVLFRSLPGYREPQYVEYFGQH